The sequence below is a genomic window from Anaerolineae bacterium.
ACTCGAATGCCTTGCAATCTCACTTTGCCAGAGCCCCGAGAGCCCGAGCCGCCCAAGTAATCATCCTCCAGGAGTTGGAGCCCTTCCACCAGAGCGCGGAACCGCTCCACGTCTTTCTTCGGATCGGCGATGGAGGCGTAGCCATCCTTCCCCTCGTAGACGGAGTAGACCAATTCGGCGGGGCCGAAGATGGCGCCGGCGGGGACGCGTTCCATGCGGCGGGGATTAGCAGCGGAGGTGACCCGATCAATAGAGACCTCCGTCTTGACCTCCGTATAAGGGAGGTCGGTGTGGGCTTGCTCCGTCAGGATGCGAGCGCTCTCGTCAGTGAGATGGACGTCCCGAACGACCAGCCGAGTGGGGGTAGCGAAGTTCATCTCGCCAGGTACGCCGAAGACCTGGCAGATGTCACATTGCTGGTACTCTTCCGATTGATCGCAGGAGTGGATAGCGGTACCGCCGATGTTGCGATTCAGCGATAAGCCCCGGTATTTCTCCAACAGGGAGCGCATTTTGCCCTTGAGGGAGGAGCCGGGGATGTAGGGGCGGTTGGTGATGGGATCGCGGATGACGACTTTATCTACGCCGCCGATCTCGATGCCGGTCTCCGAGCCGCCGATATGCAGGCCGGTGACAGCCTGGATATTGAACGTCAAGAAAATACGACCTTTCAGTTGGATTTGCTTGGGCATGGATACCTCCTATTCCGGGTGCAACTCGCATGTCGCAGGGCACGGGGCTTACTGCCCACCGTAAGCCTTATGGTAGGCCAAGATGGCCTCGAAGAACTCGGCGAAACGCTGGAAGTTATCGTCCTGGTTGTCGTCCGTCCCGGGTTGCTGGCCTTCGGGGCGGGGATCAGCTTGGATGACGTGGTTCAGCGCGGGGTCCAAGACGGCGACCAGTTCTTCCACAGCTCTGCCACGCTCTCTGCGGGCTCGGTAAGCCATCTTGGGCCGAAGGAGGACCAGGCGACGGAAGGCACGCTGGCGGTTGATTCTCCATTCGGCCTGAATCTGGCGCACCTCGCCGAAGAGCGCGCGAATCTGGCTGGTGGTGAGTCCCATATCTTTCAGGGACTTGCCTAGGCGATTCGCCCACTCCACCAGTTTTTTCGCTTCGTTGGGATTAGTGATGATGGCGCGCAGGTCCTCGTTGCTGGGACGTTGAAAGGTTGAATCCCTCGGTTGTTGCATCATGAGATACCTCCTGGATACTGGATTTGGTTGAGGATGGTCAACACTGATTGCCAAAAATCCGGCTTGCAGCGGCGTTTCCAATAGACAAAAAGGCTATCATCTTCTCGCAGATACGCTGCCCCAAAATAATGCTGAAAAACTCGATGGGAGAAACTGATACCTTTTTCTGAAGAAGAAAGTATGGCAAGGTTTAGAACATACCAGATCCCTTGCTCAGAAGAGTAAAATCCCTGCGCTATCACATCTTCCATGAAACACTTGTGACCATCCATTTCCAGGCTCAATTTGCCCGTAGCTCTCCACCAGCGATGGAGTTTCGCGCGTTCTACGGCACGTCGCGATGCTTCCCGGTCCCACACCCTTCGGATCATTCGATCCAGCACCCATCCAAGAGTGAGAGATGGACCAGTTTCTTCTGAATCATTCACCTCACCCAAGGCTTCGATTTGTGCCATTTCTGCTTGTGTCTTCTTCCATTGAGTCGGTTCAAGTTGAGGAAGAGTTTGAAAAAGCAGGCTCCTTTTTAGCTTGCTCAGCATCAGCGAGAGTCGGTGCAGGAGCTGGGTTTTAGATAACTTCAATCGTCTAATGAAGCCTTCAGCCCGTTGAGAACCAGCAAAGGTTGGCATAGAGAGGGGATCTATCTGCAGAGCCTCTGGTGCCATCAGAGATGCCAGGGACTCCAGATATAACGGAACGGTGCAAATTTTCCTAATTTCTGACTCATGATCGGAAATCTCTTTCTCTAACTGTTGATAAATTGATTCATTAGTTTCAGTAACAAAGGCTCTCAGATAAGTGAGCATCTGTTCTAGAGAAAGAGGAGCAATCCAAGCACATCGCAAGTCATCAGGAACAGTAATCACAGGGCGAGTGGTTAGCAGAATTTTTACCCTAGGATACCTTCTGCTAAAGGTTCGCAATATCTCCAAGAACTCGCGAATCCGCTCTTCTGCCCAAAGTTCGTCCAATCCATCCAAGCAAATCAGCCAGCTCAGATTGGGATTCTCTAGCAACTTTTCAGGTGTTGACGGCTCAGTCTCCCAGAATCGTCCTTTAGCGTTTACGTTGCGCAGAAGTTCCTTCGCAAAATCCTGGGCACTACTGAAGTGATGAGCGCCTCTCAATGGGAAATAAATCGGAATCCAATCTGGAGGCCCTCGGAACTCTTCTCGTTGCCTGATTCCTTTCATCATAGCCATCTCATCCTCCGCCTTTTTCGCCACGAGACGACTCAGAAATGTGCTTTTTCCACATCCCGGAGGGCCTTTTATCACTAGGATGGACTCATCGGTCTCTAGGAATTGCCGAACGATCTTTTCCAAATCTTCGCCATAGCTATCACGAAGGTCAAGATACGGATTTTTGTTTATAGCTTGTTCTATTTCCCTACTGTTCCGAAGCCTCTCAAAATAGCAGAGCCACCTTGAGGGAGCCACAAAAGGTACCTGACAATAACCTGGCGTATCCAAACTAAGGGATTGAAACGCTATCTGCATCCTGCTCTCGCCAGAGCGTATCCAGCAACCTCCGGCATATAATAACTGTCTTCCTCCACTGATTAGGTCCCTGTCGACGCGAAAGGCATTCGGAGGGCATTGAGGCTCTATTCGGAGATAAGCAAGCAGCTGATTGTTCAACCAACCCCATTGTAATTCCCAGAGAAGTGGCTGTGGAGCGATATACTGCCCAATGACTCTCCCCAGCTGCTGACGTACATTCTCCATCGCAACCATAATGCCATTTTTATTTTCCGGCTCCGGTACCGGATTGGAAGAGCGGTATGGCTCCAGATCTCCTAGAATGCTGCGAAGATTACCTTGGTTATCCAAACCGAAGAG
It includes:
- the csm2 gene encoding type III-A CRISPR-associated protein Csm2, with translation MMQQPRDSTFQRPSNEDLRAIITNPNEAKKLVEWANRLGKSLKDMGLTTSQIRALFGEVRQIQAEWRINRQRAFRRLVLLRPKMAYRARRERGRAVEELVAVLDPALNHVIQADPRPEGQQPGTDDNQDDNFQRFAEFFEAILAYHKAYGGQ
- a CDS encoding NACHT domain-containing protein, whose protein sequence is MGQRDFLPELFTEPSEYEETPLRDRKQELPNLYRDDKKAEILRDIIALANTARQWGKPAYLLFGLDNQGNLRSILGDLEPYRSSNPVPEPENKNGIMVAMENVRQQLGRVIGQYIAPQPLLWELQWGWLNNQLLAYLRIEPQCPPNAFRVDRDLISGGRQLLYAGGCWIRSGESRMQIAFQSLSLDTPGYCQVPFVAPSRWLCYFERLRNSREIEQAINKNPYLDLRDSYGEDLEKIVRQFLETDESILVIKGPPGCGKSTFLSRLVAKKAEDEMAMMKGIRQREEFRGPPDWIPIYFPLRGAHHFSSAQDFAKELLRNVNAKGRFWETEPSTPEKLLENPNLSWLICLDGLDELWAEERIREFLEILRTFSRRYPRVKILLTTRPVITVPDDLRCAWIAPLSLEQMLTYLRAFVTETNESIYQQLEKEISDHESEIRKICTVPLYLESLASLMAPEALQIDPLSMPTFAGSQRAEGFIRRLKLSKTQLLHRLSLMLSKLKRSLLFQTLPQLEPTQWKKTQAEMAQIEALGEVNDSEETGPSLTLGWVLDRMIRRVWDREASRRAVERAKLHRWWRATGKLSLEMDGHKCFMEDVIAQGFYSSEQGIWYVLNLAILSSSEKGISFSHRVFQHYFGAAYLREDDSLFVYWKRRCKPDFWQSVLTILNQIQYPGGIS
- the csm3 gene encoding type III-A CRISPR-associated RAMP protein Csm3; translation: MPKQIQLKGRIFLTFNIQAVTGLHIGGSETGIEIGGVDKVVIRDPITNRPYIPGSSLKGKMRSLLEKYRGLSLNRNIGGTAIHSCDQSEEYQQCDICQVFGVPGEMNFATPTRLVVRDVHLTDESARILTEQAHTDLPYTEVKTEVSIDRVTSAANPRRMERVPAGAIFGPAELVYSVYEGKDGYASIADPKKDVERFRALVEGLQLLEDDYLGGSGSRGSGKVRLQGIRVSVRSGEKKYLEAPQKVKEYDDLSALESDLLNLLREVTSVLGLA